The nucleotide window CAGAACTATTATCCTTAAATTAAGGGCATCCGGCGACTTTGGTATAGAAAACCCAACTATTATAAAGGCCAGGGTAGTGCTTTCAGCAAGACTGGAGCAACCTGCATGGTGGAGTATGTGGTGCGGCGCTTATTCAAGAACGAAGCATCAGTTGTTCTTAATTGTGACGGGTATTACAGAGCTATCTACCGTTGGACTGGATGCCCCCAAAAACCTTTACATAGCCAACCTGCTGACGGTGATGTTGAATAACCCTTTTGATTGGGTAGCCAATAATACAGGTAAAGGCTATGTGCTGGAGCCGGTAACTGCAGGCAATACAGATGCCTACTATTTCTACACACCTCTAAATCCCAATAAGAAAATTGTACTGAGAAAAAACAGCGGTTCAGGACGATATTTCTTTATAGATGAAAATGGACAGGAAGTGAGATAGGAGGGGTTTCTTGGTTAAATAATATGAATGAAAGTTAAACACAAAACAATGATCAGACAATACAGCTTTTTGTTGATGGTTTGCAGTGTGCTACTGGTTTCCTGCTTTAAGGATAAAGGTAATTACGATATCACACTTCCGGTGGAACCGGTTATTGCCAACCTGGATACGGTATACACCGCTTATGTGGGTGACAGCCTTATTATTGAACCACGTATAACGGCGCCGGCCGGTGCAGATATTGAATTGGAATGGCGGATTATGGTACCTGAAGCGATCAGCGATACTTTATACCGCTTCAGAGGCCCGTCACTACGCACTGTTTTTGGCCTGCAGTCGCTCAGGTATCGAACCAGGCTTATAGTGCATAATAAGACTAACGGGATGAAGTATTTTCATTGGTTTCAGATACAAGGCGTAACGGAATTTACCAGGGGCACCACGGTATTGAGTGTGGAAAACGGAACGACGCAGTTTTCTTTTGTAAAACCAGATGGTACGGTACAACCCAGGGTGTACGAAGCTATTAATAACAAGACCCTGCCTGATGATCCTTTGCATTTGTTTTACCTGACCAACCATTTTACGGGTAATACGCCCCTCGGCTACTGGATCATTACAAAAAACGGAGGTGTTCGTTTAAACGTAAGTACATTGATGGAAGATGCGATCAATCCGAATACTTTAAAGGATAATTTTTTTACACCGCCTTCTGGAATCGAGGTCGGTTCTTTGCAAAAAAGTCCACAGGGAGTAATGGTGGGGGTGATCAACGGCAAATTTTACGGAGGTGCAACCACTACCTGGGATCAGTCGCCGACATATGGAATGTTCGGAGGTTTTGCCAATGGGGAATATGAGCTCGATCCACATTTTATAATGACCAGAATCAATAATGATATTACTTATATTGCTTTTGAAAAAAATAAGAAGCAATTCATACGCATCAATTCCTACGGTGTTCCCACCTATTTTGGCACCGATTACAGTGTAGAGAACCGTACTATCTTTGATCCTACGGGTGTTGGAATGGATCTGACTGAAATGGTACAGATCAACAGTTCGGATACTTATGCCTATTGCAGGGATAATGCCGGTGTAATGCAGGAACTGATGTTTAACGTTAATTTTAACGGCCCCTTCACCTTTACGGCACGTCATAAGCGACCTTTTATAAGGCAGGAATTGTTTAATACTAAAACCAGGCTAATAGCCACCAGGAGCGGCGCTATTTATATAGCTTCAGGAGCGACCATTTACCGTTACAATCCGCTTAACCAAGAGGTGAGGGCCTTAAATACAACTTTCAATAGCGATGTAACCATGCTGAAGCTATCCGATGATGAAAACCAACTGATCGTAGGAACGGCCAATAGCCTCGCTTATTTAAACATCAGCGTTGGCAATTACGGCGACCTGGTCAGCCGGGTAGATGGTATCCCCGGATCCCCTATAGATATACAAAGAAGAAATTAATCAATCACCAGAATAAAAAAGTTTATAATGAAGTCAATAAAGATCACGCTTGTAGCGATGGTACTGACACTCAGTGCTACCGCCCAAAAAAAAGCTTTTAAATTAGAGGGTACCGCTCCTGCCGGTAAGGAAGGTGCCAAAGTATATCTCGATTACCAGATTGAATCGGGTAGTGTTGCCGATTCAGCAATAATTAAGAACGGTAAATTTTCCTTTGAAGGTGCTGTGGATGAGCCTGCCTACTCGCGGCTGATACTGGATCACAAGAACCAGGGTAAATACTGGATTGCCAATGTTGGAGATCGTTTGTTTTTTTACCTGGCTAATGAAAACTACAAGATCGAGATTAAAGATTCTGTACAATCGGCCCGGATTACCGGATCGCCTACACAGGCAGCGTTCCAGTCGTATATCAAAGAAATCGGAGGCGATTTTATGGTGCTGATAGGAGCAGCGCAGGCCACCATGGCTGCCATTCCTCAAAATGCGCCGGACGCTAACGAAAGGGCAAAAGCTGTTTACGATTCTTTTGAACAAAAGTTCGAAGATCGCCGGCTGAAAGAAATCGAATTTGCTAAACGCAATCCCGGGTCCATTTTTTCGATCGATGCTCTTACAGATGCCGCCAATAAGCATCCCCTCAGCTCGCTGGAACCTATCTTTTTAGCCTTGACTGATGAAGTACGCAGCCTGAGGGGTGGCAAGGCACTGGACACCCGGATACTAGCTGAGAAAACCATTAAAATAGGAAATATAGCGCCTGTTTTTTCACAGGCAGATACCAGTGGGAAAATGGTTCATCTGGCCGATTACAGGGGGCAGTATGTACTGGTTGACTTCTGGGCCAGTTGGTGTAAGCCCTGCCGTGCCGAAAACCCGAATCTTAAAAAAGCGTACGATAAGTATAAAGATAAGCTTGCAGTGATCGGCGTTTCGTTAGATGATAAAGATACCCGGGATGCATGGATTGCGGCAATACATAAGGATGACCTGCCCTGGGTACATGTTTCCGATTTAAAAGGATGGAGTAATGAAATTGCCCTGAGGTATGGGGTGCGGGCAGTTCCTCAAAACTACCTGCTTGACAAGGAAGGGAAAATCATTGCATCTAATTTGCGCGATGAAAGACTACACGAGGTTTTGAGCGATGTATTTGCGGGTAAAACGCCTGCAGCCGATAGCACTGAATAGTAATTATTCCGTCAACAGATTTTAAAAGGGACTATTCGTCGCAGGATGAATAGTCCCTTTTTTAACCAGATCTCATAACTATTTTAACTGGTTTACTTTGCAGACGATATTATAACGTGAACTGAGTACGATCAGTGGTATTTTATCTGCTATTGAAATTAACACCTACGAAGCGCTATTTTTTCTCCGGCTCTTATAAATTCCGATGCAGTAAGCCAGAAGCAGTGGAATAGCTAATATCATAGAGAGCCCGGTTAGTAGCATCAGGATCAGGTAAGAGCTGTCGTGTGGCGACGGATCTCTGATGCCGCCCATCACTTCAAAGACAACATTATGTAAATTGAGCATTGTTAGTACTGATATAATGAGGCAAATAGGCATAAATGTAACAGTTGCAATATTGCCCGGTGAAAGCTTTGTATAATGTTTTATAAAATAGTAGAGTAGGCAGAGTCTCCATAAGGCTACTATGGCCAGAAACCAAACATTGATTCTGTTGGCTGTTGTAATTGAATAAAAGCGTTCTACAGGGATCGCATAAAAGAGGGCAGGGAATGACGTTAGTGCTATAAAGGTTAGTACAATTCTATAGCTCCAGTTTTCAATTTTGAATGGTAAAATAATCAGCCATATAAAGCCGGCCAGTAGAAAAATATAAATGATAGAGCCTAAACCCAGGTGCTGCAATAAGCCTGCCTGCGTATCGTCCCAGTACCGTCCCATACCCACCACCCAGGTGCCGAAAATGCCGGCGATCAGGTGTTGGTTGTTTAATTTCAGCATATCTGCTCTGCTTAACCGAAAACTAAGCAGCTGCAGAATATAATTGATTATACTCATGTGTTGATGGTGTTTGATTTTTCTTTTAAAACTGCTTTGAAATGTGATTTTCGTTCTTTCTTGTTTTCTTCAGTGTAGATCCGGGCCATCAGGTTTTGAAACAAGCCTTCAAACTCCTGCACTGTAAAATTTCGCGGATGAAAGGTGGCATCAAATAGCGTACACTTGTCCCAATAGTTTTCTTGCAATAGCCTGTTCTGGCTTTTTAACTGATAGTATAAAGCTGTATTGGGAAAAGGCGTTAACATGGTTACCTGAACTTCTGTTAAGTTGCTTTGTTTAATGAACTGCTCGGTTGTAGTAAAGGTTTCCACTGTGTCTGTGTCAAAACCTAATATAAAACACCCATTGACCGATATCCCGTAGGACTGGATCTTTTCGATTGCTTTAAAATAGTGATCAAATTGTTTGTATTTCCAGTTAGCCTTATCCAGGTTTTTCAACCCATTTGCGGTGGTGGTTTCAAAGCCTATTAAGATCTGGCTGCAGTTGGCCCTGGCCAGTTTTTCCAGTAATTCGTCATCATGGGCAACTGAAATATCTGTTTCGGTAAACCATTTCATAGGGTATTTCGAAAAAAGATCCAGCAATTGCTTCGACCATATTTTATCAACGAAGGTATTATCATCAGCAAGCTCAATGAACGGTCTGTTCCAGAGTCCAAATATTTTATCCAGTTCTTTTCTAATTAATTCGAGGGGCTTTTTTTTATAAGAGCTTATTGTACGGGATGCTGCGCAGAAATGACAGTGCAGCGGGCAGCCCCTTGTTGTTTGAAGTGTTAGCCTGTTATACTTTGAAATGTCGAGTAAGTCATAGCGAGGTATTTTAGCCTGGTGTAGGTTAAAATTTAAGCCGCTATGGGAAAGGGAGCTGTAGTGAGGTTGTAATTTCCCTTTTTCGAAATCGCGGAGAAGCGAGGGCCATGCTAACTCACCTTCACCCTGGATCACACTATCTGCAAATTGCATGGCTTCTGCAGGCATAGCCGTAACGTGTAAGCCGCCCATGATAATCCTAATTCCCCATTGCCTGAATTTCGTAGCTAAAGCGTATGTTTCATTGATCCTTGCTGTCAAAGCGGAAAAAGCAATAATGTCGGGCTGTTCATCAATAATGTGCTGGATATCTTGCTCCGTGTAATGGTCTAATTCTTTATAAGCTATTTTCCAGTTGTCAGGCGTATGCGATGCCAGCGTCAGTAGCCCCAGACTAGGTAGGCTGGCTATTACCTGGCTTCTTTCCACGAAGCCGGGCAGCGTCAGGCCCAGCTCAAGAAGTTTTGGATTGTAGACCCTTACACCACTCATCGATATTAAAGTAGCCTTGTATTGTTTCATGATCCGGCATTTTAAAGCAAATCTATATCTGGTTATATATTCAAAACTTTGATATTTATCAAAGTTTTAAGCCAGTAAGCTTTTGTTTGCGATGTTGCAACAGACTGGTGACGGCAAGCTTTTACAGCATATTGATCTGTGTAGTTCAGTTGTATCGTTATCGTTCAGAGCGGATACGGCTTAAAGTTTCGAGACTGATTCCCAAGTAAGAAGCCACATGCTTTAATGGAACCCGGTTGAGTATTTCCGGTTGAGTTTGTAACAGCGACAGGTAACGGTCTTTTGCTCTTTCCTTGCGAAGGGAATAAAGCCTTTCTTCGCTTTGAATATAATATTGGGTGGTTAATATTCTGCCAGTGATATTGAATTCAGGAAACTGAACATATATCTGATGCAAGTCTTTATAATGAATTCCCAATACAGTTGTATTTTCCAGTGCAACAATGTTTTCTACACTAGGCGTTTGCGTGTAAAAGCTTTTTACAGAAATGATCACATCGTTTTCCTTCATAAACCATGATGTGATCTGGCTATCATGTTTCTCATAGTAGCATCGCAACAATCCGTCATTTACAAAATAGATATATTCACAAACCTGTCCCTGATGCAAAAGCGCTTCCTTTCTCTTTATATTCCTGGCCACCAGTATCGACTTTAAATGTTCCCGGAGCTCATGGGATAAAGGGTTTACGGCATCCAACATCGAAAATAAACGGTCGAACATTGCAGGTGTTTTAAAACTGTTTGTTAAGGAAATGGAATTCAGCTATGAGCCATAATAATTGTTCTTTTTTATCAGACGTCTGATTTTTCACGCAGCACTGTATTTAATTGCTCCGCCTTTAATAGTGATTTGTTAAGCAGGCCTGCGTCGCGATTGCAGTCTGCCTTTTTCACGGTCGCCAGCTTTATTAGCGCCCGTCACCATCGAGCAGATTTCCTAAACCGCCTAAAATACTTCCTTCTTCCTTGCGGCTGGTAGTTGCAAAGGACAAAATGCGTGAGGCCAGTCGGCTTACCGGCAATGTCTGTATCCAAACACGGCCGGGACCAGCTAAGGTTGCAAAAAAGAATCCTTCACCACCAAATATCTTATTGCGGATGCCGCGCACCATTTCTATATCGTAGCGTATGTTTTGAGTGAAACCTACCAGGCAGCCGGTATCAACACGCAATAGGTCTCCCGGTTGCAGGTCACGATGAAAAACATGTCCACCTGCATGTATAAAGCTCATGCCATCGCCCTCCAGTTTCTGCATGATAAAACCTTCCCCACCAAAAAGCCCTGTACCCAACCTGCGCTGAAATTCAATGCCCACTGAAACGCCTTTGGCCGCACACAAAAAAGCATCTTTTTGGCAAACAACTTTGCCACCATATTCCGAAAGGTCTACCGGGATGATTTTGCCGGGATAAGGAGAGGCAAATGCCACTTTCTTTTTGCCGTTGGCTATATTGGTATAAGCTGTCATGAACAGGCTTTCTCCTGTAAGAAGCCGTTTGCCGGCGCTCATTAGTTTGCCTAATATGCCGCTGCCCTGGCCGGACTGGCTGCCATCCCCAAAAATAGTAGCCATTTCCACCCCATGATCCATCATCATAAAACTGCCTGCTTCTGCAATGGCGGTTTCATTGGGGTCTAGCTCAATGCTTACATATTGCATTTCTTCCCCAAAAATTTCATAATCTATTTCGTGGCTCGATTTCATTGTATGTTTGTTTATATGTCAGAGATTTAGTTGCTGGCTATTGGATACTGGATGTTAGGTTACTAGATGCCCCGACGCCGGATCAAGCGCGGGAATACTGAATGCATGCGGTTTAAATATTGCCACATTCAAGATCATTGAACACCGGGCTTTATATTCAGCACTTTATTCAGTTGTTCTTTATCTAACTGCTTTTCCCAGCGTGCTATCACTACCGTGGCTACTGCATTGCCTACCATATTAGTTAACGCCCGGCATTCACTCATAAAACGGTCAATTCCCAGTATTAAGGTCATACCCGCTATGGGCACTTCGGGAACTACTGCCAGCGTGGCGGCTAAAGTAATAAAGCCTGCACCACTTACGCCCGCTGCACCTTTGGAGCTTAACATAGCTACTAATAGCAGCACGATCTGGCTTTCTAAAGGCAGATCAATATTGCAGGCCTGTGCTATGAACAGCGCTGCCAAAGTCATGTAGATATTAGTGCCATCAAGATTGAAAGAATAACCTGTAGGGACTACCAGTCCCACTATAGGTTTGGCACAACCGGCCTTTTCCATTTTCTGCATCAGGCTGGGCAGGGCAGCTTCAGAAGAGCTGGTGCCAAGCACCAGTAGTAATTCATCTTTTATATATTTCAGAAAGCGAAAAATGGAAAAGCCATTGTACCTGGCTACCGCTCCCAGGATTACAATCACAAATAATAAGGATGTTGCATAAAATGTAACTACCAGTGCCAGCAAATTGCCGATGGAAGAGATGCCGTATTTGCCAATGGTGAAAGCGATAGCGCCAAAAGCGCCGATGGGCGCCAGTTTCATCAAAATAGCAACTACTTTAAAAATGGGATAAGCCAGGGCTTCCATAAAGTCAAGTACAGGCTTACTATTGGGCATGGTGGTTGATATCCCGATGCCGAACAAAATAGCGATCAGTAATACCTGTAAAATGTTGTCACCGGTAAGCGGGCTTACCAAAGTTTTCGGAATAATATCGAATATGAATTTGATCAGTGAGTTATCGTGCGCTTTATTTACATATTGTTCAATGGAAGAAGCCTGTAGGGTAGTGGGATCAATATTAAGCCCTTTGCCGGGCTGAACGATGTTGCTAACAATGAGACCTATGATAAGCGCCAGTGTAGAAAAAGTAATGAAATACAAAAAGGCTTTGCCCGCTACGCGGCCCACTTTTTTCATGTCGTTCATAGAGGCGATGCCCACGGTGATGGTGACGAATATGACCGGGGCGATGATCATTTTGATCAGGGAGATAAAACCATCTCCCAGCGGCTTCATCTGCTCGGCGAGAGAGGGTTTAAAATAGCCTAGTAGTGCGCCTATAGTAATGGCTATTAAAACCTGTATGTATAGTACCTGGTAAAACTTTTTTTTCCCGGCAGGTGCGTCGTTTGGATGCGCTTCAACAATCATTTGTTCATTTCTTTCCGGAAATATCGGAAAAATTATTCAAGCAGTTCTTTAGGAAGGATCTTTTTTAAAAAAGGCATCTTGTCTTCCTCCATTACAATGAACTTCCAGTCGGTAAGATTTTTCGATTTGGCAATCACATCTTTCATAGAAAGGATAGTGTAGTAGCCTGATGCCTTATCATAAGTAACATTGGGCTCGCCAAATTTCGACTGCATTGTTAAGGTCAGGAACTCATTTTCCGCAGCTGTAGAATCAGGCAAAGTGGAGTCGCCGCCAAACTTCATGCGAAGTATATTAGAGTATTGCAATTTCAGGAAATGAGCGCTATCGATTAACCTCGCATCTCCAACCTTTAATACTTTAGCAGAGTCGATCTGGTAATCAAATTCGGGCATATTAAAAACGGTTTCCATTGCCTTTATCATTTGCTCCCTGGGAATGATCGAATAGAAGTCTTCAATAATGAAACCGGCAGCCGTCCTAAAGTCTTTTTTAATAATTAGATTGGTATACTGCATGAACTGTTGCTCGGCGGTTTTCTTGTAGTCCTGGGCAAAGCTGTGTATATACCCGGCGCAAACAACAATGAGGATAAACAGGGACCTGATTTTCATGGGAAAGCGTTTAGGGGTGATTAAAATTTTAAATTTCTGAAATAATATTGCTGGTCTTCATCTGTAATACTTCGTATCAGCTTGCAGGGGCTACCCACAGCAATGACATTGGCAGGAATATCTTTTGTTACTACGCTTCCCGATCCGATAACGGTATTGTCGCCAATGGTGATACCTGGGTTAATAACTGTATTCCCTCCAATCCATACATTATTACCAATAGTCACTGGAAATGCGTATTCGTATGCTTCGTTACGGGGTTCGTAATGAATAGGGTGGCCTGCGGTGTAAATAGCCACGTTAGGTGCCAGCAATACATTGTCACCAATAGTTACGGGTGCGCAGTCCAGTATAATACAGTTGTAGTTGGAGTAGAAGTTTTCGCCAATGGTAATATTGTAGCCATAATCGCAATAAAAAGGCGGTTCTATATGAAATTGGGTACCGGTGGAGCCCAATAATTTTTTGAAGAGTTCGTTACGTTCTTCTAATTTAAAGGGGTGCAGCTGGTTGATCTGGTAATTCAGATCTTTAGCCCGTTGCCGTTCTTCAAACAGTTGAGGCTCGAACGATTTATAGGGTTTACCCGCCAGCATTTTTTCTTTTTCATTCATATTATAATTGTTGTGCTGTAAATGTAAGATTTGTTTACTGCTCCGAGGTATACTCCGGGTGCTGAGGAGGCAGCTCCCTTACATTTTGTTCTTCTGTTACTACTTCCACGTGCACGGCATATTTTGATGGCCTGATACTCTCGCTGTACTTTTCCGCGTATACCTGTGTAAATTCTGCGCCAAAATATAAAATAAAGGAAGTATAATAAACCCATAACAAAATGATAATAATAGTGCCGGCAGCGCCAAATACCACGCCCGGGCTGGACTTGGTAATGTACAGGTCGATCAGGAATTTTCCTATTCCAAATAATACGGCAGTGAAAGCAGCTCCTACAAATGCGGGTTTCCATTTTATAATAACATCGGGAAGTACCTTGAATATAACAGCGAAGAGAAAAGTGATCACGCTAAAGGTTAACACATTATTCAGTATAAAGAATAACCAGCCGGAGTCAACAGGAATCAGGTTTTGAAAACGCGATTGCACACTTCCCAGGATGCTGTTAAGAATCAGGGAAACCAACAATAAAAAACCCAGGGACACAATCAGTCCGAACGATTTCACACGATTGGTTAATAGTCCCCAGATTCCTTTACGGGGTTTTGCCCTTACTTTCCATATAGTATTCAGGCTATCCTGTATTTCAAGGAATACAGCTGTAGCGCCTATGATAAGTGAGATAATGCCGATGATCAGGGCGATGGTTGTTTTGCCGCTTAAACTGGCCTGGGTTACGATGTTTTGAACCTGTGCGGCAATATTTTCATCGGTTAATTTGACGACTTCCTCATAAATCTTATTCTCAATAATTTCTTTTTTATAAATTAGACTTGCTGAAGCGATAACAATTGTGAGCAGGGGCGCCATAGAGAATACAGTGCAGTAGGCCAGCGAAGAACTGAGTTTAGGAATTTTGTCAGCGGAAAAGCCTTTGGCCGATGCGATCAGGAGGTCTCCTGTATTTTTAAAGAAGCTTTTTGATTTGCTGAATGCTCTTTTCATGAGGCATAACTATTTTGAGTATAATTGGATAATCATATTCAATAATAAAGCCATACTGCCTGTTTCAATAAAAAGATATTCTTTAAAGTTCTGATTAATAATGAAGTGTTCGTTAAAACGGATACCCGATACCAATATTCAGGATGAGATTTTGCTTACGCCAGGTGGGGTCGCCAAAATTGATCTGGTTAAAAACCCAGCGCTCGCCAGCCGGTAACCAGGGTTTTCTGAAGGGCATGGCCAGGTCAAACCTGATCACAAAAATACTGGCATCTACTCTCAATCCAACACCGCCGCCTACAGCAAACTCGTTGAGCGCATTGCGTAACCTGAACTGGCTACCCATGCGCGATGTATCGGCTTTAGCAGTCCACACATTGCCGGCATCTACAAAAACAGCTCCATGTATCACGCTGAACAGTTTGGCGCGAAGCTCTCCATTCACCATCATTTTTATATCACCTCCCTGGTCGGGGAAAATCTGGCTGGAGTCAGGATTAATATCATAATTATAAGAACCGGGGCCCAGCGATCTCGCTCTGAAAGCCCTGATATCATTGCTACCTCCCGCAAAAAATTGCCGGATATACGGGAGTACGGTACTATTGCCATAAGGAATTCCATAACCAATATTAGCACGCCCTGCCAAAACGAGCTGCGGTTTGATCTTATAGTAATCGCGGAAGTCTGCTTCCAGTTTGATGAACTGGTTAACCGCTGTATTAAGCAGGGTTTTTTGCCCCTGGT belongs to Niabella yanshanensis and includes:
- a CDS encoding DUF4843 domain-containing protein, yielding MNQYINILLSRKGCYLLCMVLFVTSCKKADPLTFDHAANVYFDLPQDQKDSISYTFAYDLAKASDTINIPVTISGKRISQDRFYTAYVEADSSSAIPGTHYKALEQQYTVRADEGRTVLPLIVYNRPDLEDSSRTIILKLRASGDFGIENPTIIKARVVLSARLEQPAWWSMWCGAYSRTKHQLFLIVTGITELSTVGLDAPKNLYIANLLTVMLNNPFDWVANNTGKGYVLEPVTAGNTDAYYFYTPLNPNKKIVLRKNSGSGRYFFIDENGQEVR
- a CDS encoding B12-binding domain-containing radical SAM protein, producing MKQYKATLISMSGVRVYNPKLLELGLTLPGFVERSQVIASLPSLGLLTLASHTPDNWKIAYKELDHYTEQDIQHIIDEQPDIIAFSALTARINETYALATKFRQWGIRIIMGGLHVTAMPAEAMQFADSVIQGEGELAWPSLLRDFEKGKLQPHYSSLSHSGLNFNLHQAKIPRYDLLDISKYNRLTLQTTRGCPLHCHFCAASRTISSYKKKPLELIRKELDKIFGLWNRPFIELADDNTFVDKIWSKQLLDLFSKYPMKWFTETDISVAHDDELLEKLARANCSQILIGFETTTANGLKNLDKANWKYKQFDHYFKAIEKIQSYGISVNGCFILGFDTDTVETFTTTEQFIKQSNLTEVQVTMLTPFPNTALYYQLKSQNRLLQENYWDKCTLFDATFHPRNFTVQEFEGLFQNLMARIYTEENKKERKSHFKAVLKEKSNTINT
- a CDS encoding YIP1 family protein, producing the protein MLKLNNQHLIAGIFGTWVVGMGRYWDDTQAGLLQHLGLGSIIYIFLLAGFIWLIILPFKIENWSYRIVLTFIALTSFPALFYAIPVERFYSITTANRINVWFLAIVALWRLCLLYYFIKHYTKLSPGNIATVTFMPICLIISVLTMLNLHNVVFEVMGGIRDPSPHDSSYLILMLLTGLSMILAIPLLLAYCIGIYKSRRKNSAS
- a CDS encoding YihY/virulence factor BrkB family protein, which gives rise to MKRAFSKSKSFFKNTGDLLIASAKGFSADKIPKLSSSLAYCTVFSMAPLLTIVIASASLIYKKEIIENKIYEEVVKLTDENIAAQVQNIVTQASLSGKTTIALIIGIISLIIGATAVFLEIQDSLNTIWKVRAKPRKGIWGLLTNRVKSFGLIVSLGFLLLVSLILNSILGSVQSRFQNLIPVDSGWLFFILNNVLTFSVITFLFAVIFKVLPDVIIKWKPAFVGAAFTAVLFGIGKFLIDLYITKSSPGVVFGAAGTIIIILLWVYYTSFILYFGAEFTQVYAEKYSESIRPSKYAVHVEVVTEEQNVRELPPQHPEYTSEQ
- a CDS encoding Crp/Fnr family transcriptional regulator; translation: MFDRLFSMLDAVNPLSHELREHLKSILVARNIKRKEALLHQGQVCEYIYFVNDGLLRCYYEKHDSQITSWFMKENDVIISVKSFYTQTPSVENIVALENTTVLGIHYKDLHQIYVQFPEFNITGRILTTQYYIQSEERLYSLRKERAKDRYLSLLQTQPEILNRVPLKHVASYLGISLETLSRIRSER
- a CDS encoding sugar O-acetyltransferase; translated protein: MNEKEKMLAGKPYKSFEPQLFEERQRAKDLNYQINQLHPFKLEERNELFKKLLGSTGTQFHIEPPFYCDYGYNITIGENFYSNYNCIILDCAPVTIGDNVLLAPNVAIYTAGHPIHYEPRNEAYEYAFPVTIGNNVWIGGNTVINPGITIGDNTVIGSGSVVTKDIPANVIAVGSPCKLIRSITDEDQQYYFRNLKF
- a CDS encoding dicarboxylate/amino acid:cation symporter, whose amino-acid sequence is MIVEAHPNDAPAGKKKFYQVLYIQVLIAITIGALLGYFKPSLAEQMKPLGDGFISLIKMIIAPVIFVTITVGIASMNDMKKVGRVAGKAFLYFITFSTLALIIGLIVSNIVQPGKGLNIDPTTLQASSIEQYVNKAHDNSLIKFIFDIIPKTLVSPLTGDNILQVLLIAILFGIGISTTMPNSKPVLDFMEALAYPIFKVVAILMKLAPIGAFGAIAFTIGKYGISSIGNLLALVVTFYATSLLFVIVILGAVARYNGFSIFRFLKYIKDELLLVLGTSSSEAALPSLMQKMEKAGCAKPIVGLVVPTGYSFNLDGTNIYMTLAALFIAQACNIDLPLESQIVLLLVAMLSSKGAAGVSGAGFITLAATLAVVPEVPIAGMTLILGIDRFMSECRALTNMVGNAVATVVIARWEKQLDKEQLNKVLNIKPGVQ
- a CDS encoding PKD-like family lipoprotein; amino-acid sequence: MIRQYSFLLMVCSVLLVSCFKDKGNYDITLPVEPVIANLDTVYTAYVGDSLIIEPRITAPAGADIELEWRIMVPEAISDTLYRFRGPSLRTVFGLQSLRYRTRLIVHNKTNGMKYFHWFQIQGVTEFTRGTTVLSVENGTTQFSFVKPDGTVQPRVYEAINNKTLPDDPLHLFYLTNHFTGNTPLGYWIITKNGGVRLNVSTLMEDAINPNTLKDNFFTPPSGIEVGSLQKSPQGVMVGVINGKFYGGATTTWDQSPTYGMFGGFANGEYELDPHFIMTRINNDITYIAFEKNKKQFIRINSYGVPTYFGTDYSVENRTIFDPTGVGMDLTEMVQINSSDTYAYCRDNAGVMQELMFNVNFNGPFTFTARHKRPFIRQELFNTKTRLIATRSGAIYIASGATIYRYNPLNQEVRALNTTFNSDVTMLKLSDDENQLIVGTANSLAYLNISVGNYGDLVSRVDGIPGSPIDIQRRN
- a CDS encoding AIM24 family protein produces the protein MKSSHEIDYEIFGEEMQYVSIELDPNETAIAEAGSFMMMDHGVEMATIFGDGSQSGQGSGILGKLMSAGKRLLTGESLFMTAYTNIANGKKKVAFASPYPGKIIPVDLSEYGGKVVCQKDAFLCAAKGVSVGIEFQRRLGTGLFGGEGFIMQKLEGDGMSFIHAGGHVFHRDLQPGDLLRVDTGCLVGFTQNIRYDIEMVRGIRNKIFGGEGFFFATLAGPGRVWIQTLPVSRLASRILSFATTSRKEEGSILGGLGNLLDGDGR
- a CDS encoding TlpA disulfide reductase family protein; its protein translation is MKSIKITLVAMVLTLSATAQKKAFKLEGTAPAGKEGAKVYLDYQIESGSVADSAIIKNGKFSFEGAVDEPAYSRLILDHKNQGKYWIANVGDRLFFYLANENYKIEIKDSVQSARITGSPTQAAFQSYIKEIGGDFMVLIGAAQATMAAIPQNAPDANERAKAVYDSFEQKFEDRRLKEIEFAKRNPGSIFSIDALTDAANKHPLSSLEPIFLALTDEVRSLRGGKALDTRILAEKTIKIGNIAPVFSQADTSGKMVHLADYRGQYVLVDFWASWCKPCRAENPNLKKAYDKYKDKLAVIGVSLDDKDTRDAWIAAIHKDDLPWVHVSDLKGWSNEIALRYGVRAVPQNYLLDKEGKIIASNLRDERLHEVLSDVFAGKTPAADSTE